A section of the Alkalihalobacillus sp. LMS39 genome encodes:
- a CDS encoding polysaccharide deacetylase family protein, with protein sequence MLKKMQHYYIMLTVFLLAACSIVTEGSTVTESIDEGNELYPGIKIKSEIKRDKDYHYAVHYPLTDSQEINDEIKTYIDTRVTKFMIDMAEDKLGEPVVGLHIDFEITYFTPDYFSVEFSETLFVDEAMTNMIPFNFNRVENRKIELQELFVGEEEITIVEPNDEHEIVDFLVKEPVIRFYEKNGEIIDLPKAQLVGQLQPEFLSGYEKKEKKTKENKGTKEEKMEKGKEEKQKANQKRIALTYDDGPHHLYTLQILEELEKYGAHATFFVLGNRAEFHPDIVLETMEAGHEIGNHSWSHPKFSGLSKKQIVNQIEKTQDVVHSITGEYPTFVRTPYGSMSDSILNAINMPVVLWSVDPKDWKVSSSQAVIDNVLNNVEDGSIILLHDTYEHTVNATAAIVETLSEEGYEFVTVTELLGLDEEESQRAMVINSGTPK encoded by the coding sequence ATGTTGAAAAAGATGCAGCACTACTATATTATGTTGACGGTGTTTCTGTTAGCTGCTTGTTCTATTGTGACAGAAGGAAGTACAGTGACTGAAAGTATAGATGAAGGAAATGAACTATACCCTGGAATAAAAATTAAAAGTGAAATTAAGCGTGATAAAGACTATCATTATGCAGTCCATTATCCGCTAACAGATAGTCAAGAAATCAATGATGAAATCAAAACATATATTGATACCCGAGTGACAAAGTTTATGATCGACATGGCAGAGGACAAGCTAGGAGAGCCTGTAGTTGGTTTACATATTGATTTTGAAATTACGTATTTCACTCCTGACTATTTCTCAGTTGAATTCTCTGAAACTCTTTTTGTTGATGAAGCGATGACAAACATGATTCCATTTAATTTTAATCGAGTGGAAAATAGAAAAATAGAGTTACAAGAATTGTTTGTAGGGGAAGAAGAAATAACCATAGTGGAACCAAATGATGAACATGAAATCGTTGACTTTTTAGTAAAAGAGCCCGTGATAAGGTTTTATGAAAAAAACGGAGAAATTATCGATCTGCCTAAAGCACAATTAGTTGGGCAACTTCAGCCAGAGTTTCTTTCTGGCTACGAAAAAAAAGAAAAAAAGACTAAAGAAAACAAAGGAACAAAGGAAGAAAAGATGGAAAAAGGAAAAGAAGAAAAACAAAAAGCTAATCAAAAACGAATCGCGTTAACTTATGATGATGGTCCACACCATTTGTATACGCTGCAAATTCTAGAGGAATTAGAAAAATACGGAGCTCATGCTACTTTTTTTGTATTAGGAAATCGGGCCGAGTTTCATCCTGATATTGTGTTAGAAACGATGGAAGCTGGTCATGAAATTGGGAACCATTCGTGGAGTCACCCGAAATTTTCGGGGTTATCCAAAAAACAAATTGTAAATCAAATTGAAAAAACACAAGATGTGGTTCATTCCATTACAGGAGAATATCCAACATTTGTTAGAACGCCATATGGGTCAATGAGTGATTCAATTTTAAATGCGATTAATATGCCAGTTGTGTTATGGTCAGTTGATCCAAAAGATTGGAAAGTATCATCGAGTCAGGCTGTAATAGACAATGTGTTGAACAATGTGGAAGATGGCTCAATCATATTACTTCATGATACATACGAACATACTGTCAATGCGACAGCCGCAATTGTTGAAACCTTATCTGAAGAAGGTTATGAATTCGTAACGGTAACGGAATTGTTAGGCTTAGATGAAGAAGAAAGTCAACGAGCGATGGTCATTAACTCAGGTACACCAAAATAG
- a CDS encoding low molecular weight protein-tyrosine-phosphatase, with translation MIRVLFVCLGNICRSPMAEAVFRKKVKEAGLQNKIQVDSAGTGNWHTGKRPHEGTVMILEKNKVDHSGITARQVEESDLQAFDYIVAMDAENIGVLRSLAGHERTGDMSRLLDYLPDSDVADVPDPYYTGNFTEVYALVEDSCTHLLAYIKEQHQL, from the coding sequence ATGATTCGAGTTTTATTTGTTTGTCTTGGAAATATATGTCGGTCACCGATGGCAGAAGCCGTGTTTCGAAAGAAAGTGAAAGAAGCTGGATTACAAAATAAAATCCAAGTAGACTCAGCAGGAACAGGAAATTGGCATACGGGGAAACGACCACATGAAGGAACAGTAATGATTTTAGAGAAGAATAAGGTTGACCATTCAGGGATAACGGCTAGACAAGTAGAAGAAAGTGATTTACAAGCTTTTGACTATATTGTTGCCATGGATGCTGAAAATATCGGAGTGTTGCGGTCGTTAGCGGGTCATGAGCGCACGGGTGACATGTCAAGATTATTAGACTATTTACCTGATAGTGATGTGGCTGATGTACCTGATCCGTATTATACTGGCAATTTTACAGAAGTGTACGCTCTTGTTGAGGATAGCTGTACTCATTTATTAGCATATATAAAAGAACAGCATCAATTATAG
- a CDS encoding H-type small acid-soluble spore protein, protein MNTQRAQEILESAQEIDVNYNGTPVWIQHVDKEAGTARVFKAENPEDEMTVPVDQLNEQ, encoded by the coding sequence ATGAATACACAACGCGCTCAAGAAATTCTTGAATCTGCTCAAGAAATTGATGTGAATTATAACGGCACACCGGTATGGATTCAGCATGTCGATAAAGAGGCAGGCACGGCTCGTGTTTTTAAGGCAGAAAATCCCGAAGATGAAATGACCGTTCCTGTTGATCAACTTAACGAACAATAA
- a CDS encoding recombinase family protein encodes MTCAIYVRVSTDEQVKEGFSISAQLERLRAFATSQGWDVSHEYVEEGWSAKNINRPQMQKMLKDIKKGEIDVILVYKLDRLTRSVIDLYALLKEFEDHNVAFRSATEVYDTSTAMGRLFVTLVAALAQWEREQLVERVKVGLEQMVDEGKKPGAQELFGYKFDTDFNCEIIEEEAEIVRWMFQLYADGYGYRAIAEKLNQKGIKTKRSGKPWSFSSVRLILTNDMYIGVFRYGDKVRYNTHPPIVNEILFRQVQKKMKSKQVTDSRKGKLMLTGILKCGHCEEHGMNGNYDKRDQKVYYRCSKCFRTASESKLVDIILKELHMLITSKDYFLSMVKNPQNDEQELLLLKEELETVTTQKKKLLDLYMDENSPFDKDELYSRTVKLNEREQELLLTLADMDFDMDSPDTKYEKIKNLTDIVEHFHKADPPTQKELLETIFEKIVYFRHEKGRHTPIKLEYSLR; translated from the coding sequence TTGACTTGTGCAATATATGTTCGAGTATCTACGGATGAACAAGTAAAAGAAGGCTTTTCCATCTCCGCTCAATTGGAACGGTTACGTGCGTTTGCAACTTCTCAAGGTTGGGATGTGAGCCATGAGTATGTGGAAGAAGGATGGAGCGCAAAAAATATTAATCGTCCTCAAATGCAAAAAATGTTAAAAGACATAAAAAAAGGTGAAATTGATGTTATACTTGTTTATAAGTTGGACAGGTTAACTCGTTCAGTTATTGACTTGTACGCTCTTTTAAAAGAGTTTGAGGACCATAATGTTGCTTTTCGTTCCGCAACAGAGGTTTATGATACGAGTACGGCAATGGGACGGTTATTTGTAACCTTAGTTGCAGCACTCGCTCAATGGGAACGTGAGCAATTAGTCGAACGTGTGAAAGTCGGATTGGAACAAATGGTTGATGAAGGAAAAAAGCCTGGCGCTCAAGAATTATTTGGTTATAAATTTGATACTGATTTTAATTGTGAGATTATAGAAGAGGAAGCAGAAATCGTTCGGTGGATGTTTCAGTTATATGCAGATGGTTATGGTTATCGGGCCATTGCTGAAAAGCTTAACCAAAAAGGCATAAAAACGAAACGTTCTGGTAAACCTTGGAGCTTCTCCTCTGTTCGGCTAATCCTAACGAATGATATGTATATTGGTGTATTCCGGTATGGTGATAAGGTTAGATACAACACTCACCCGCCAATAGTGAATGAAATATTATTCCGACAAGTACAGAAAAAAATGAAATCCAAACAAGTGACAGATTCTCGAAAGGGGAAATTGATGCTTACTGGTATATTAAAATGTGGGCACTGTGAGGAACATGGTATGAATGGAAATTATGATAAGCGTGACCAAAAGGTCTATTATCGTTGTTCTAAATGCTTCCGAACAGCGAGCGAATCAAAGTTGGTGGATATCATTCTTAAAGAATTACATATGCTAATTACCTCTAAAGACTATTTCTTATCCATGGTGAAAAACCCACAAAATGATGAACAGGAATTGCTCTTATTAAAGGAAGAGCTTGAAACCGTAACAACCCAAAAGAAAAAACTATTGGATTTGTACATGGACGAAAACAGTCCGTTTGATAAAGATGAATTGTATTCACGAACGGTTAAATTAAACGAACGCGAACAAGAATTACTTTTAACATTAGCGGACATGGATTTTGATATGGACTCTCCAGATACAAAGTATGAAAAAATTAAAAACCTTACTGATATTGTGGAGCATTTTCACAAAGCAGATCCCCCAACACAAAAAGAATTACTTGAAACCATCTTTGAAAAAATTGTTTATTTTAGACATGAAAAAGGCAGGCATACACCTATCAAGCTTGAGTATTCGCTAAGGTAG
- a CDS encoding ImmA/IrrE family metallo-endopeptidase — MRFATIREEKLIKIYKNKDILTISDLSIKNMAACFNIKVTFHKKKSFCLYDNNCAFIFLNEDQSIEHIRSDFFHELAHFLEHSGVQKGMHKDFKKLQEEQAYWISLYAAMPRHIFEPALTQATSPIQLSELFQLPLDMVKERFNGFKRERKRHHEHVQFVNDYEKNRRKSLQPGKVYDSTIDILKKLANQVGEENLHHDVARLLRR; from the coding sequence ATGAGATTTGCAACAATTAGAGAAGAAAAACTCATAAAAATATATAAAAACAAAGACATCCTTACTATTTCAGATTTAAGCATTAAAAATATGGCGGCTTGTTTTAATATTAAGGTTACATTTCATAAAAAGAAAAGCTTTTGCCTTTATGATAACAATTGTGCGTTCATCTTCCTTAATGAAGACCAATCCATTGAACATATCCGCTCTGATTTCTTCCACGAACTTGCTCATTTCTTAGAGCATTCAGGAGTTCAAAAAGGCATGCATAAGGACTTTAAGAAGTTACAAGAGGAACAAGCTTATTGGATTTCTCTCTATGCGGCAATGCCTCGTCATATCTTTGAACCAGCTTTAACTCAAGCTACCTCCCCTATTCAATTATCTGAGTTGTTTCAATTACCGTTGGATATGGTCAAGGAACGCTTCAACGGATTTAAACGTGAAAGAAAACGACACCATGAACATGTTCAATTCGTAAATGATTATGAGAAAAATCGTCGTAAGTCATTACAACCTGGTAAAGTCTATGACTCTACTATTGATATTCTGAAAAAATTAGCCAATCAAGTTGGAGAGGAGAACCTACATCATGACGTTGCGCGTTTACTTCGACGATAG
- a CDS encoding DUF6731 family protein: protein MPTTVQFFNCFLSKNGDRTNVSISDFLDGVISLEENVRFIENKYGSYSLIDMFMPNQNPNNNSLDRIVGFANYRDKKPFVGTRGRDERAEITGDVLELTTCMFIPTYHLAIIEYNHFGARPMHIEQYLNSFLPKVQGEAWQFELIPIETPASFREIRSSGDIRNIEIKLDLLSTDVGLFTGEEMNPQSISYRILHESYQAYRELGANVATLSLGQGRHRSNPMEFDSLISLLQVLDLQSDIFASVKVKYYNPNTRKVTTADLKNDGLLKKVILENNNSTAFESVGIGISKYYYEQSNRLANSEWRNQVTELIAADLPVIRPNNWDETE, encoded by the coding sequence ATGCCTACAACAGTACAATTTTTTAATTGTTTTTTATCCAAAAATGGAGATAGAACAAATGTATCCATTTCAGATTTTTTAGATGGCGTAATATCATTAGAAGAAAATGTTCGTTTTATAGAAAATAAATATGGTTCTTACTCATTGATTGATATGTTTATGCCCAACCAAAACCCAAATAATAACTCACTTGACCGAATTGTTGGTTTTGCCAATTATAGAGATAAAAAGCCTTTTGTTGGTACTAGAGGGCGAGATGAAAGGGCCGAAATTACTGGGGATGTCTTGGAATTAACTACTTGTATGTTTATACCAACTTACCATTTAGCAATTATTGAATACAATCATTTCGGAGCCAGACCTATGCACATTGAACAATATTTAAACTCTTTTCTCCCTAAGGTCCAAGGTGAGGCTTGGCAGTTTGAACTAATTCCTATTGAAACACCAGCATCATTTAGAGAAATTCGAAGCTCTGGAGATATTCGTAATATAGAAATAAAATTAGATCTCCTTTCAACCGATGTTGGTCTCTTCACTGGAGAAGAAATGAATCCTCAATCAATCTCCTATAGAATATTACATGAGTCCTATCAAGCTTACAGAGAACTAGGAGCAAATGTTGCAACACTTTCTTTAGGTCAAGGAAGGCATAGATCTAATCCTATGGAGTTTGATAGCTTAATTTCTTTGTTACAGGTCCTTGACCTTCAAAGTGATATATTTGCTTCAGTAAAGGTTAAATATTATAATCCAAATACCAGAAAAGTTACTACGGCAGACCTTAAAAATGATGGTTTATTAAAAAAGGTAATTTTAGAGAATAATAATTCAACAGCATTTGAATCGGTCGGTATAGGAATTTCTAAATACTATTATGAGCAATCAAATCGTTTAGCAAATAGCGAGTGGCGAAACCAAGTTACAGAACTTATCGCAGCAGACCTTCCAGTTATTAGACCTAACAATTGGGATGAAACAGAGTGA